In Conger conger chromosome 12, fConCon1.1, whole genome shotgun sequence, one DNA window encodes the following:
- the dbh gene encoding dopamine beta-hydroxylase: MRVLNRSLSLQDMTLMYLTTLATLVVILVASYQAGSSHGAHLPYHIPLDPKGDLQLSWNISYARQEIYLELQVRDLQEGLVFGMSDRGELLNADLLVLWNDGHKSYFGDAWIDSTGHVTLDSQQDYQLIEARHTPDGFFLLFKRPFSTCDPRDYVIEEGTVHLIYGILDKPLTSLQQLNRSLVRSGVQRVLLLRPAVPSVSLPKDVRTLEVLAPSVTIPEQETTYWCHVYQLPRDLPKNHIVMYEAVITPGNEAIVHHMEVFECAPQLETVPQYSGACDSKMKPRNLNYCRHVLAAWAMGAEAFYYPPDAGLPFGGPGSSRFLRLEVHYHNPLLIAGRRDTSGIRLYYTPTLRKYDAGIMELGLVYTPIMAIPPREAHFELTGYCTAKCTQTALPRGGIFIFASQLHTHLAGRGVRTVLLRGGREVEVVQEDKHFSTHYQIIRTLKKMVNVLPGDVLLTRCVYNTEDRKTATVGGFGIEEEMCVNYVHYYPRTQLELCKSHVDPEYLQKYFSFINRFQGRDPCDCGQTSVTERFYSLTWDTFSAEVLNSLYNTAPISMHCNQSTAMQFPGDWQRQELPQVTSQLQRPPYPCESGRGPAARSDSPTEVWPDSRA; the protein is encoded by the exons ATGAGGGTACTCAACAGAAGCCTCAGTCTGCAGGACATGACGCTGATGTATCTGACCACGCTGGCCACTCTGGTGGTGATCCTCGTGGCTTCCTATCAAGCGGGCAGCTCCCACGGGGCGCACCTACCCTACCACATCCCCCTGGACCCTAAAGGGGACCTGCAGCTGTCCTGGAACATCAGCTACGCCCGGCAGGAGATCTacctggagctgcaggtgagGGACCTGCAAGAGGGGCTCGTTTTCGGCATGTCTGACCGCGGGGAGCTCCTCAATGCCGACCTGCTCGTCCTTTGGAACGATGGACACAAGTCCTACTTTGGG GACGCCTGGATTGACAGCactggtcatgtgaccctggACAGCCAGCAGGACTACCAGCTGATCGAGGCCCGACACACGCCGGACGgattcttcctcctcttcaagAGGCCCTTCAGCACCTGCGACCCCAGAGACTACGTCATCGAG GAGGGCACAGTTCATCTGATTTACGGGATACTGGACAAGCCACTGACCTCACTCCAGCAACTGAACCGTTCCCTGGTGCGCTCTGGAGTGCAGCGAGTCCTTCTCCTCCGGCCGGCGGTCCCCTCCGTCTCGCTGCCCAAGGACGTGCGGACCCTGGAAGTCCTGGCCCCGTCGGTCACCATCCCCGAACAGGAGACCACTTACTGGTGTCATGTTTACCAGCTGCCTCGGGACCTGCCCAAGAACCACATCGTCATG TACGAGGCTGTAATCACCCCAGGCAATGAGGCGATTGTCCACCACATGGAGGTGTTTGAGTGCGCCCCTCAGCTGGAGACGGTGCCCCAGTACAGCGGTGCCTGCGACTCCAAAATGAAGCCCAGGAACCTCAACTACTGCCGCCATGTGCTGGCTGCCTGGGCCATGGGGGCAGAG GCTTTCTACTACCCTCCTGACGCCGGACTGCCTTTCGGGGGTCCAGGGTCCTCCAGATTCCTTCGCCTTGAGGTGCACTATCACAACCCACTGCTCATCGCAG GTCGCCGGGACACGTCCGGGATCCGTCTGTACTACACGCCCACTCTGAGGAAGTACGAcgcagggatcatggagctggGCCTGGTCTACACCCCCATCATGGCCATCCCACCCAGGGAAGCACACTTTGAGCTGACAGGATACTGCACTGCCAAGTGTACCCAGACT gCCCTGCCTCGCGGGGGGATCTTCATCTTCGCGtcccagctgcacacacacctggcaggGCGTGGCGTGCGGACCGTGCTGCTGAGAGGGGGTCGGGAGGTGGAGGTCGTGCAGGAGGACAAACACTTCAGCACCCACTACCAG ATAATCCGGACACTAAAGAAGATGGTGAACGTGTTACCT GGTGATGTCCTTCTGACCAGATGTGTGTACAACACTGAGGACAGGAAAACAGCCACTGTG GGGGGGTTTGGCATCGAGGAGGAAATGTGCGTAAACTATGTGCACTACTACCCCCGCACTCAGCTGGAGCTGTGCAAGAGCCACGTGGACCCAGAGTACCTGCAGAAGTACTTCAGCTTCATCAACCG GTTCCAGGGACGGGACCCCTGCGACTGTGGGCAGACCAGCGTGACCGAGCGGTTTTACTCCCTGACCTGGGACACCTTCAGCGCAGAGGTGCTGAACTCCCTGTACAACACCGCCCCCATCTCCATGCACTGCAACCAGTCCACAGCCATGCAGTTTCCC GGGGACTGGCAGAGGCAGGAGCTTCCCCAGGTCACGTCTCAGCTCCAGAGGCCTCCGTACCCCTGTGAGAGCGGCAGGGGTCCTGCGGCCCGGTCCGATTCGCCCACCGAGGTGTGGCCTGACAGCAGGGCCTGA